The proteins below are encoded in one region of Synchiropus splendidus isolate RoL2022-P1 chromosome 13, RoL_Sspl_1.0, whole genome shotgun sequence:
- the LOC128769646 gene encoding neurabin-2-like isoform X1 — translation MMRTDSKGRSGSPHRITYNSDFHAIKCSFDMAPQPAAKPGSTQQKTSLSDPVASVTSSSAHRGRVHSARGTKIRDNIFLQMDNQQLGPDGGQRPSSGSSPSSQTSPFSTSKRSCISSTSVLSAVANICAQEKPARSEDIRDIDRAALAQKFSVTRKLFESKFSEVAGRGLVCKTSRQSKEEEGVKQIKQDEEGLDEGSINPSAVNIFSLMPHTSCSESLMSEPPSEAPLTFQSCQQDAEPQPENEVEDDICSDVLDPCLSTGHTVRAELVTVENGSSESDGNEEGEPQEQRYMEVIQRVQDLVDDVFEDGSDRAAGGGSGAESEVPSPAAGVAHSEERVEKFPACEPCKNQGCDEEEEGGDKYKQVNEQCEGEEQNTPSQSPEDVKTMGGDGSLNQEDRVMQVEEIVSGEKPVCMEAKSVDCCLDGTKGKDDQAGDMSEMTKDASKELSRLPPGNHLTYEEIPGLPKIADPDDGKAKRRLVWFSSAPIKVFSTYSNAEYDRHNEDIDPVSASAEYELEKRVDRMDVFPVEIEKGEEGLGISIIGMGVGADQGLEKLGIFVKTITAGGSTEKDGRIQVNDQIVEVDGVSLVGVSQLFAATVLKNTSGLVKFLIGREKDGVESEVGRLINESLEMEKTSKEKERSRRQKEPGEELMAEEEEEEEDLSSLDRNQLCVRYQQLWSKLRSRTTQLQQTREKLRVLEERQSGWENEKAELEQRLEDEEEKSEKLEKYWQEAQTLCRVVSQRLADAQSQSESLEVKYSKAKRLVREYQSREEEWEKKEKDLRRELEEKDVKHQEAVRKLKMQLEDKQPGGQVKDHSKEEVSDWYIPVPDTRRLDSSAQIARAQLAQKSKRHPPSREKLRESFRRQQEEAEKAQEKQAAPVVPTGSKSERSSTSSFSTLSPHLLTNSFSTPPIFITDAVPPSTCKSSTSRKSKRKFPDFSGIRKSLSKRRSEKHGRRSMSSRGSCGDLMDEPTGISPTASVTSMPSCLPFPWFGERGREKEDSEAGRERLRSVSSSSLPYLTTTARRDPSTGSLKDSSSMVRHLSDHSLSGHSYTFTFSSTETLDDDPAPTNNNHQWQSRPVLEWNVQQVCLWLYAMNMDQYSAEFATRGVDGSQLLNMDNDKLKALGVSSQLDRSALKKKLKELRKGEDKRAKEKRQKEKKLILEKEDERKEKLKRTAENLETGTRSSVRTARTESLL, via the exons ATGATGAGGACGGACAGTAAAGGTCGGAGTGGTTCTCCTCACAGGATAACTTACAACTCCGACTTCCATGCCATCAAATGCTCATTCGACATGGCTCCACAACCAGCAGCCAAACCAGGTTCTACACAGCAGAAAACAAGCCTGTCAGACCCCGTGGCGTCTGTTACCAGCAGCTCAGCCCACAGGGGAAGGGTCCACAGCGCCAGAGGGACAAAGATCCGTGACAACATCTTTCTGCAAATGGACAACCAGCAACTTGGACCGGATGGGGGCCAAAGACCAAGTTCCGGCTCCTCACCCTCGTCCCAAACGTCGCCCTTTTCCACCTCAAAACGTTCTTGTATAAGTTCCACCTCAGTTCTGAGCGCTGTGGCTAACATCTGTGCTCAGGAGAAACCAGCCAGGTCAGAAGACATCCGGGATATTGACAGGGCCGCTCTAGCGCAGAAGTTTTCTGTAACCAGGAAGTTGTTTGAGTCCAAGTTTTCCGAGGTTGCTGGACGAGGACTGGTTTGTAAAACTAGCAGGCAAAGCAAAGAAGAGGAAGGTGTTAAGCAGATCAAGCAAGATGAGGAGGGACTGGATGAAGGATCCATAAACCCATCTGCTGTAAATATATTCTCCCTGATGCCTCACACTAGTTGCTCTGAATCACTGATGTCAGAACCCCCAAGTGAGGCTCCACTCACCTTTCAATCCTGCCAACAAGACGCAGAGCCTCAGCCTGAAAATGAAGTTGAAGACGACATATGTTCTGATGTTCTTGACCCCTGCTTGAGCACTGGACACACAGTCAGAGCAGAGCTAGTCACGGTTGAGAACGGCTCGTCGGAGAGTGATGGAAATGAAGAGGGAGAACCGCAAGAGCAAAGatatatggaggtcatccagcGCGTGCAAGACCTGGTGGATGATGTTTTTGAAGATGGCAGTGACAGAGCAGCCGGGGGTGGAAGTGGCGCAGAGAGTGAGGTGCCATCACCAGCAGCAGGGGTTGCACACTCTGAAGAAAGAGTGGAGAAGTTTCCAGCCTGCGAGCCATGTAAAAACCAGGGCTgtgatgaggaagaagaaggtggagacAAGTACAAACAGGTGAATGAGCAGTGTGAAGGGGAGGAGCAGAACACGCCGTCTCAGTCCCCAGAAGATGTAAAAACAATGGGTGGAGATGGATCTCTAAATCAAGAAGATAGAGTTATGCAAGTGGAGGAAATAGTTTCGGGAGAAAAGCCTGTCTGCATGGAAGCCAAGTCTGTGGACTGCTGTCTAGACGGCACAAAGGGGAAGGATGATCAAGCTGGCGACATGAGTGAGATGACAAAGGACGCCAGTAAGGAACTGAGCCGCCTCCCTCCTGGAAACCATCTCACGTATGAAGAAATTCCTGGTCTCCCCAAAATTGCTGATCCGGATGATGGAAAGGCGAAGCGCAGACTGGTGTGGTTTTCCTCGGCCCCTATCAAG GTGTTCAGCACCTACTCCAATGCGGAGTACGACCGACACAATGAGGATATAGACCCGGTGTCGGCCTCTGCGGAGTATGAGCTGGAGAAGCGAGTGGACAGGATGGATGTGTTTCCAGTGGAGATTGAGAAGG GAGAGGAGGGGTTAGGCATCAGTATCATAGGAATGGGAGTTGGCGCAGACCAGGGCCTGGAAAAATTAGGAATATTTGTCAAGACAATCACTGCAGGTGGATCAACAGAGAAGGACGGCAG GATTCAGGTCAATGACCAGATTGTGGAAGTGGATGGAGTGAGCTTGGTCGGAGTGTCTCAACTCTTCGCAGCAACTGTGCTCAAAAACACATCTGGACTTGTCAA GTTTTTGATTGGTCGTGAGAAGGACGGGGTGGAGAGCGAGGTCGGACGTCTGATCAACGAAAGCCTGGAAATGGAAAAGACGTCCAAAGAG AAAGAAAGGTCGAGGAGACAGAAGGAACCTGGGGAAGAGTTGatggctgaggaagaggaggaggaggaagatctgTCATCACTGGACAGAAATCAGCTTTGTGTCCGGTACCAGCAG CTGTGGTCCAAGCTGAGAAGCCGAACCACCCAACTTCAGCAGACCAGGGAGAAG CTGAGGGTTTTGGAGGAACGTCAGTCCGGCTGGGAGAACGAGAAAGCTGAGCTGGAGCAACGGttggaagatgaagaggagaagtctgagaagctggagaa GTACTGGCAGGAGGCCCAGACGCTGTGCAGAGTGGTTAGCCAGCGACTGGCTGATGCACAGAGTCAGTCCGAAAGCCTGGAGGTCAAGTACAGCAAGGCCAAGCGGCTGGTGAGGGAATACCAGAGCAG AGAGGAGGAatgggagaagaaggagaaagatCTGAGGCGAGAACTGGAGGAGAAAGATGTGAAACACCAGGAGGCGGTGAGGAAGCTGAAGATGCAG CTGGAGGACAAACAGCCTGGAGGTCAAGTGAAGGATCACTCCAAAGAAGAAGTTTCAG ACTGGTACATCCCTGTCCCTGACACACGGCGCCTGGACTCCAGTGCTCAGATCGCGAGAGCACAGCTGGCCCAGAAGTCCAAGCGTCATCCTCCATCCAGAGAGAAACTGAGGGAGAGCTTCAGGAGACAG CAAGAGGAAGCTgagaaagcacaagagaagcagGCTGCTCCTGTCGTGCCGACAGGCAGCAAGAGTGAACGGTCCAGCACCTCCTCTTTCTCCACGCTCAGTCCGCACCTTCTCACCAACTCTTTCTCGACGCCTCCAATCTTCATCACCGATGCCGTCCCTCCCTCCACATGCAAGTCCTCCACATCCAGAAAGTCCAAAAGGAAATTCCCAGACTTCAG TGGGATTCGCAAGTCTCTGAGCAAGAGGAGGAGTGAGAAACATGGCAGAAGGTCCATGAGCAGCAG GGGTTCCTGTGGGGATCTGATGGATGAGCCGACCGGCATTTCTCCCACCGCGTCGGTCACCTCCATGCCTTCTTGCCTGCCCTTCCCCTGGTTCGGAGAGCGAGGACGGGAGAAGGAAGACAGCGAAGCAGGTCGGGAGCGGCTGCGCTCGGTGTCCAGCAGCAGTCTGCCGTACCTCACCACCACAGCCAGAAGAGATCCT AGCACTGGTTCTCTAAAGGACAGTTCCAGCATGGTGCGTCACCTCTCTGACCACTCCCTCTCGGGACACTCTTACACTTTCACCTTTTCCTCCACTGAG ACCTTGGACGACGACCCTGCTCCCACCAATAACAACCACCAGTGGCAAAGTCGGCCAGTCCTGGAGTGGAACGTCCAGCAGGTGTGTCTGTGGCTGTACGCCATGAACATGGATCAGTACTCAGCGGAGTTTGCCACGCGAGGTGTGGATGGAAGTCAGCTGCTCAACATGGACAACGATAAGCTCAAG GCTCTTGGGGTGAGCAGCCAACTCGACCGATCTgcactgaagaagaagctgaaggagctgaGGAAAGGTGAGGATAAGAGGGCGAAGGAGAAAAGACAGAAGGAAAAGAAGTTGATcctggagaaggaggatgaaagaaaggaaaagttGAAGAGGACAGCTGAGAATTTGGAGACTGGGACCAGGAGCAGTGTCAGAACTGCAAGGACAGAGTCTCTCCTGTAG
- the LOC128769646 gene encoding neurabin-2-like isoform X2 produces MMRTDSKGRSGSPHRITYNSDFHAIKCSFDMAPQPAAKPGSTQQKTSLSDPVASVTSSSAHRGRVHSARGTKIRDNIFLQMDNQQLGPDGGQRPSSGSSPSSQTSPFSTSKRSCISSTSVLSAVANICAQEKPARSEDIRDIDRAALAQKFSVTRKLFESKFSEVAGRGLVCKTSRQSKEEEGVKQIKQDEEGLDEGSINPSAVNIFSLMPHTSCSESLMSEPPSEAPLTFQSCQQDAEPQPENEVEDDICSDVLDPCLSTGHTVRAELVTVENGSSESDGNEEGEPQEQRYMEVIQRVQDLVDDVFEDGSDRAAGGGSGAESEVPSPAAGVAHSEERVEKFPACEPCKNQGCDEEEEGGDKYKQVNEQCEGEEQNTPSQSPEDVKTMGGDGSLNQEDRVMQVEEIVSGEKPVCMEAKSVDCCLDGTKGKDDQAGDMSEMTKDASKELSRLPPGNHLTYEEIPGLPKIADPDDGKAKRRLVWFSSAPIKVFSTYSNAEYDRHNEDIDPVSASAEYELEKRVDRMDVFPVEIEKGEEGLGISIIGMGVGADQGLEKLGIFVKTITAGGSTEKDGRIQVNDQIVEVDGVSLVGVSQLFAATVLKNTSGLVKFLIGREKDGVESEVGRLINESLEMEKTSKEKERSRRQKEPGEELMAEEEEEEEDLSSLDRNQLCVRYQQLWSKLRSRTTQLQQTREKLRVLEERQSGWENEKAELEQRLEDEEEKSEKLEKYWQEAQTLCRVVSQRLADAQSQSESLEVKYSKAKRLVREYQSREEEWEKKEKDLRRELEEKDVKHQEAVRKLKMQLEDKQPGGQVKDHSKEEVSDWYIPVPDTRRLDSSAQIARAQLAQKSKRHPPSREKLRESFRRQQEEAEKAQEKQAAPVVPTGSKSERSSTSSFSTLSPHLLTNSFSTPPIFITDAVPPSTCKSSTSRKSKRKFPDFSGIRKSLSKRRSEKHGRRSMSSRGSCGDLMDEPTGISPTASVTSMPSCLPFPWFGERGREKEDSEAGRERLRSVSSSSLPYLTTTARRDPTLDDDPAPTNNNHQWQSRPVLEWNVQQVCLWLYAMNMDQYSAEFATRGVDGSQLLNMDNDKLKALGVSSQLDRSALKKKLKELRKGEDKRAKEKRQKEKKLILEKEDERKEKLKRTAENLETGTRSSVRTARTESLL; encoded by the exons ATGATGAGGACGGACAGTAAAGGTCGGAGTGGTTCTCCTCACAGGATAACTTACAACTCCGACTTCCATGCCATCAAATGCTCATTCGACATGGCTCCACAACCAGCAGCCAAACCAGGTTCTACACAGCAGAAAACAAGCCTGTCAGACCCCGTGGCGTCTGTTACCAGCAGCTCAGCCCACAGGGGAAGGGTCCACAGCGCCAGAGGGACAAAGATCCGTGACAACATCTTTCTGCAAATGGACAACCAGCAACTTGGACCGGATGGGGGCCAAAGACCAAGTTCCGGCTCCTCACCCTCGTCCCAAACGTCGCCCTTTTCCACCTCAAAACGTTCTTGTATAAGTTCCACCTCAGTTCTGAGCGCTGTGGCTAACATCTGTGCTCAGGAGAAACCAGCCAGGTCAGAAGACATCCGGGATATTGACAGGGCCGCTCTAGCGCAGAAGTTTTCTGTAACCAGGAAGTTGTTTGAGTCCAAGTTTTCCGAGGTTGCTGGACGAGGACTGGTTTGTAAAACTAGCAGGCAAAGCAAAGAAGAGGAAGGTGTTAAGCAGATCAAGCAAGATGAGGAGGGACTGGATGAAGGATCCATAAACCCATCTGCTGTAAATATATTCTCCCTGATGCCTCACACTAGTTGCTCTGAATCACTGATGTCAGAACCCCCAAGTGAGGCTCCACTCACCTTTCAATCCTGCCAACAAGACGCAGAGCCTCAGCCTGAAAATGAAGTTGAAGACGACATATGTTCTGATGTTCTTGACCCCTGCTTGAGCACTGGACACACAGTCAGAGCAGAGCTAGTCACGGTTGAGAACGGCTCGTCGGAGAGTGATGGAAATGAAGAGGGAGAACCGCAAGAGCAAAGatatatggaggtcatccagcGCGTGCAAGACCTGGTGGATGATGTTTTTGAAGATGGCAGTGACAGAGCAGCCGGGGGTGGAAGTGGCGCAGAGAGTGAGGTGCCATCACCAGCAGCAGGGGTTGCACACTCTGAAGAAAGAGTGGAGAAGTTTCCAGCCTGCGAGCCATGTAAAAACCAGGGCTgtgatgaggaagaagaaggtggagacAAGTACAAACAGGTGAATGAGCAGTGTGAAGGGGAGGAGCAGAACACGCCGTCTCAGTCCCCAGAAGATGTAAAAACAATGGGTGGAGATGGATCTCTAAATCAAGAAGATAGAGTTATGCAAGTGGAGGAAATAGTTTCGGGAGAAAAGCCTGTCTGCATGGAAGCCAAGTCTGTGGACTGCTGTCTAGACGGCACAAAGGGGAAGGATGATCAAGCTGGCGACATGAGTGAGATGACAAAGGACGCCAGTAAGGAACTGAGCCGCCTCCCTCCTGGAAACCATCTCACGTATGAAGAAATTCCTGGTCTCCCCAAAATTGCTGATCCGGATGATGGAAAGGCGAAGCGCAGACTGGTGTGGTTTTCCTCGGCCCCTATCAAG GTGTTCAGCACCTACTCCAATGCGGAGTACGACCGACACAATGAGGATATAGACCCGGTGTCGGCCTCTGCGGAGTATGAGCTGGAGAAGCGAGTGGACAGGATGGATGTGTTTCCAGTGGAGATTGAGAAGG GAGAGGAGGGGTTAGGCATCAGTATCATAGGAATGGGAGTTGGCGCAGACCAGGGCCTGGAAAAATTAGGAATATTTGTCAAGACAATCACTGCAGGTGGATCAACAGAGAAGGACGGCAG GATTCAGGTCAATGACCAGATTGTGGAAGTGGATGGAGTGAGCTTGGTCGGAGTGTCTCAACTCTTCGCAGCAACTGTGCTCAAAAACACATCTGGACTTGTCAA GTTTTTGATTGGTCGTGAGAAGGACGGGGTGGAGAGCGAGGTCGGACGTCTGATCAACGAAAGCCTGGAAATGGAAAAGACGTCCAAAGAG AAAGAAAGGTCGAGGAGACAGAAGGAACCTGGGGAAGAGTTGatggctgaggaagaggaggaggaggaagatctgTCATCACTGGACAGAAATCAGCTTTGTGTCCGGTACCAGCAG CTGTGGTCCAAGCTGAGAAGCCGAACCACCCAACTTCAGCAGACCAGGGAGAAG CTGAGGGTTTTGGAGGAACGTCAGTCCGGCTGGGAGAACGAGAAAGCTGAGCTGGAGCAACGGttggaagatgaagaggagaagtctgagaagctggagaa GTACTGGCAGGAGGCCCAGACGCTGTGCAGAGTGGTTAGCCAGCGACTGGCTGATGCACAGAGTCAGTCCGAAAGCCTGGAGGTCAAGTACAGCAAGGCCAAGCGGCTGGTGAGGGAATACCAGAGCAG AGAGGAGGAatgggagaagaaggagaaagatCTGAGGCGAGAACTGGAGGAGAAAGATGTGAAACACCAGGAGGCGGTGAGGAAGCTGAAGATGCAG CTGGAGGACAAACAGCCTGGAGGTCAAGTGAAGGATCACTCCAAAGAAGAAGTTTCAG ACTGGTACATCCCTGTCCCTGACACACGGCGCCTGGACTCCAGTGCTCAGATCGCGAGAGCACAGCTGGCCCAGAAGTCCAAGCGTCATCCTCCATCCAGAGAGAAACTGAGGGAGAGCTTCAGGAGACAG CAAGAGGAAGCTgagaaagcacaagagaagcagGCTGCTCCTGTCGTGCCGACAGGCAGCAAGAGTGAACGGTCCAGCACCTCCTCTTTCTCCACGCTCAGTCCGCACCTTCTCACCAACTCTTTCTCGACGCCTCCAATCTTCATCACCGATGCCGTCCCTCCCTCCACATGCAAGTCCTCCACATCCAGAAAGTCCAAAAGGAAATTCCCAGACTTCAG TGGGATTCGCAAGTCTCTGAGCAAGAGGAGGAGTGAGAAACATGGCAGAAGGTCCATGAGCAGCAG GGGTTCCTGTGGGGATCTGATGGATGAGCCGACCGGCATTTCTCCCACCGCGTCGGTCACCTCCATGCCTTCTTGCCTGCCCTTCCCCTGGTTCGGAGAGCGAGGACGGGAGAAGGAAGACAGCGAAGCAGGTCGGGAGCGGCTGCGCTCGGTGTCCAGCAGCAGTCTGCCGTACCTCACCACCACAGCCAGAAGAGATCCT ACCTTGGACGACGACCCTGCTCCCACCAATAACAACCACCAGTGGCAAAGTCGGCCAGTCCTGGAGTGGAACGTCCAGCAGGTGTGTCTGTGGCTGTACGCCATGAACATGGATCAGTACTCAGCGGAGTTTGCCACGCGAGGTGTGGATGGAAGTCAGCTGCTCAACATGGACAACGATAAGCTCAAG GCTCTTGGGGTGAGCAGCCAACTCGACCGATCTgcactgaagaagaagctgaaggagctgaGGAAAGGTGAGGATAAGAGGGCGAAGGAGAAAAGACAGAAGGAAAAGAAGTTGATcctggagaaggaggatgaaagaaaggaaaagttGAAGAGGACAGCTGAGAATTTGGAGACTGGGACCAGGAGCAGTGTCAGAACTGCAAGGACAGAGTCTCTCCTGTAG